In Desulfosporosinus youngiae DSM 17734, the genomic stretch CAAGGACGCAAATCTACTATAACTGGGGATCCAAATTAAATTATTTAAAAATAGCTCCGGAAATAATCATTCTCATTATTTCATTTGTTCCTTCATAGATCTGAGTTATCTTAGCATCTCTCATCATTCTTTCAACATGATAATCCTTCATGAAGCCATTTCCACCAAGCATCTGAACGCATTCTACAGTTACGTGCATGGCTGCATCTGTACAAGCCATTTTTGCCTTAGCTGCTGAAACTGAATAAGGTCTTCCTGCTTGTTTATCAAGAACTCCTTTGTACAAAATATACTTAGCTTGTTCAATTTCAAGTTCTAATTCAGCCATTTTAAATGCTAAATACTGATTCTTAAATAAAGGCTTGCCAAACTGGATTCTATCTTTCATATATTGTTTCGCTATTTCAAATGCTCCTTCTGCAAGGCCAAGTCCTTGTGCCGCGACTCCGAATCTCCCGCCATCAAGAGTTTTCATTGCTATGCCAAAACCTTTTCCCTCTTGTCCTACTAGGTTTTCAACCGGGACAACACAGTCTTCAAAAAGCAGTTCTGAAACTTGAGTGGCTCTTATCCCGCATTTGTTTTCAATAGTGCCTATGGAAAATCCGGGAAAACTTTTTTCAATAATAAACGCTGATAATCCTTTGGTTCCTTGACTTATATCCGTTGAAGCAAATACTAAGAAGGTCTCAGATAGAGGGCCGTTGGTAATGAAGCATTTGGAACCATTTAATAGATAGTGATCTCCATTTTTCTTAGCTGTAGTTCTTACACCGGCTGCATCTGAGCCCGCATTTGGCTCAGTTAATCCGAAGGAGCCAAATTTCTTTCCTGAACATAAATCCGGAAGATATTTTTTCTTTTGTTCCTCTGAAGCGTTTTGATATATTCCACCCATACAGAGGGAGGTACTTACAGAATACGAGATACCAAGGGCACTAAACACTTTGGAAATTTCTTCTACGGCTAAGATGTAGGATAAATAGTCTCCGTCGGAACCACCATATTCTGATGGGAACGGTAAGCCCAGCAAACCCATCTCACCCATTTTCTTATACTGTTCTACAGGAAATCTGCTGGTTTCGTCGAGCTCAAGTGCGATAGGTTTAAGTTCCTTTTCTGCAAATAATCTAGTCGTGTTCATAATCATTTCTTGTTCTTCTGATAAATTAAAAGCATTAACATCCATTCTAATTTCCTCCTCCTAAATATAAACAGCCTC encodes the following:
- a CDS encoding acyl-CoA dehydrogenase family protein; this translates as MDVNAFNLSEEQEMIMNTTRLFAEKELKPIALELDETSRFPVEQYKKMGEMGLLGLPFPSEYGGSDGDYLSYILAVEEISKVFSALGISYSVSTSLCMGGIYQNASEEQKKKYLPDLCSGKKFGSFGLTEPNAGSDAAGVRTTAKKNGDHYLLNGSKCFITNGPLSETFLVFASTDISQGTKGLSAFIIEKSFPGFSIGTIENKCGIRATQVSELLFEDCVVPVENLVGQEGKGFGIAMKTLDGGRFGVAAQGLGLAEGAFEIAKQYMKDRIQFGKPLFKNQYLAFKMAELELEIEQAKYILYKGVLDKQAGRPYSVSAAKAKMACTDAAMHVTVECVQMLGGNGFMKDYHVERMMRDAKITQIYEGTNEIMRMIISGAIFK